In Hymenobacter gelipurpurascens, one DNA window encodes the following:
- a CDS encoding ferritin-like domain-containing protein, with amino-acid sequence MNQNSQKTGTNSNQPSAYRSFSTDSPNNSEDSFTEKATKWLNQGSMGDMIGRLSTTQKVVGGALLVLGVGSLLRSGKSGKAGSGQKADALHELLYFVNDRIEGYRRAVTESQDPALSGFYKQLVSQSQQFANELNGYLREQGGKRQTSTTVKGKLYRGWMDAKAAITGSDEKAILGSNIYGEEWALKAYQEALADQSISGGIRQEVERQYEQSQKTYKELQKLQEKQA; translated from the coding sequence ATGAACCAGAACTCGCAAAAAACCGGCACGAATAGCAACCAACCAAGCGCTTACCGTTCCTTCTCTACCGATAGCCCTAACAACTCAGAAGATTCGTTCACCGAAAAGGCCACCAAATGGCTTAACCAGGGCAGCATGGGCGACATGATAGGCCGCCTGAGCACCACCCAAAAAGTGGTGGGTGGTGCCCTGCTCGTACTGGGTGTTGGCTCATTACTGCGCAGCGGAAAATCGGGCAAGGCAGGCAGTGGCCAGAAGGCCGATGCTTTGCATGAACTGCTCTACTTCGTGAATGACCGCATAGAAGGCTACCGCCGCGCCGTAACCGAAAGCCAGGACCCGGCACTCAGCGGCTTCTACAAGCAGCTAGTAAGCCAGAGCCAGCAGTTTGCCAACGAGCTAAATGGCTACCTACGCGAGCAGGGTGGCAAGCGGCAAACCAGCACCACGGTAAAAGGCAAGCTCTACCGTGGCTGGATGGATGCCAAAGCCGCCATCACCGGCTCCGATGAAAAAGCCATCCTCGGCTCCAACATCTACGGCGAAGAGTGGGCCCTGAAAGCCTATCAGGAAGCTCTGGCCGACCAATCCATCAGCGGCGGCATTCGCCAGGAAGTGGAGCGCCAGTACGAGCAGTCGCAGAAAACCTACAAGGAACTGCAGAAGCTACAAGAGAAGCAGGCCTAG
- a CDS encoding DUF3817 domain-containing protein, producing MISSLLRNSLGRLRVVGFLEGVSFLVLLGIAMPLKYLAGQPEAVRIVGMAHGVLFVLYVLLVIQAGIGHSWSWRKMLLALVVSVVPLGTFWADKKLFRE from the coding sequence ATGATTTCTTCTTTGTTGCGCAATTCGCTGGGCCGTTTGCGGGTAGTAGGGTTTCTGGAAGGCGTTTCGTTTCTGGTGTTGCTGGGCATTGCCATGCCGCTGAAGTATCTGGCGGGCCAGCCGGAAGCGGTGCGCATAGTAGGAATGGCCCACGGTGTATTGTTTGTGCTCTATGTGCTGCTCGTGATTCAGGCCGGCATTGGGCACAGCTGGTCGTGGCGGAAGATGCTGCTGGCGCTGGTGGTTTCGGTGGTGCCGCTCGGGACCTTCTGGGCCGACAAGAAGCTGTTCCGGGAGTAG
- a CDS encoding cupin domain-containing protein yields MSVTSTSFRSGSLLAGGHTPLGETKAQVLLEKNGQKVIFKTFRQGEVMPTHDAPMDVLVTVLAGRLIITVDGTPTEVEAGDYVIIPAGAPHALSCREPARILIYR; encoded by the coding sequence ATGTCTGTTACCTCCACTTCTTTTCGCAGCGGCAGTTTGCTTGCTGGCGGCCACACGCCCCTTGGAGAAACCAAAGCCCAGGTTTTGCTCGAAAAAAACGGGCAAAAAGTCATCTTCAAAACCTTCAGGCAGGGCGAAGTAATGCCCACGCACGATGCCCCCATGGATGTGCTGGTAACCGTATTAGCGGGCCGCCTGATCATCACGGTAGACGGCACTCCCACTGAAGTAGAAGCCGGAGACTACGTCATTATTCCGGCTGGTGCGCCTCATGCCTTATCGTGCCGGGAGCCAGCCCGAATCCTGATTTACCGGTAG